GAGGGGGCGAACGGTGGTGACCGCGAAGCGGACGGCGGCGCGGATGGCGCCGGCGGCTGTTTCGCCGGCCTGCTCTTTGACCCCGGCGCCAAGGGTTTCGAAGAGAGGGCCGGAATCGCTGATTTCCTCCAGGCGCAGATAAAGGCGCACGCCCCGCCAGAGCAGGGGATTGTCTCCCGGCTCGAAGGCCAGGAAACAGGCGTGGGGATTGTCGCGCAAATAGTTCAGACTGCGATTTTCACTGAGACCGAGAACCAACGTTTGTTCATCGGGCATGCGCGCCGAGGCGAAGAGGGCGGCGTTGCTTTCGCCGCCGGGGCCGACGGTGGCCAGGATTCCGTAAGACCCCGGCCGGTTGATAAATTCCATCGCTTGTGCCGCGTTCATGGCGCCTCCTTGGGTGATTTGAGCTGGTTTTATAGCAGGATTTCCCGCTTCGCATAAAGCCTCATCCGCATGAAGGTTGCCTTTTCTCCGGGTTTATGGCTATTTGAACCCTAAAATTCCCAGGATGAAAAGGCATGCAAGCTCCCCTTTCCAAATCTCGCAAATATCGTTTCCCCCTGCGCTCGGGGAATCGCTGTGCGATGCTGGTCGACGGTCAGGCCTTCTTCGGCGCCATGCTGGAGAGTATCGATACCGCCCGCCGCTACATTTTTTTGGAGATGTACCTGGTCGAATCAGGGCAGGTCGCCGACCGTTTCATCACAGCCCTGATCATGGCTCGCGGGCGCGGGGTGGAGGTCTATCTGCTGCTCGATGCCTTCGGCTCGTACTATCTCCATCGCCGGGACCGCGCAAGGCTTACGGCGGCGGGGGTGCATCTGGCTCTTTATAACGCCCTGCGCCTGACCGGAGGGCGGCGCAACCTTTTTCGTAACCATCGCAAGCTGCTGCTGGTTGACGGCGAGATTGCCTACACCGGCGGCACCGGCATCACCGATGCCTTCGACTCGGAACTCGACCCGGACCGCTACTGGCACGAAGGGATGCTCGCCATCCACGGCCCCTGCGTCGCCGACTGGCATGCCCTGTTCGTCGAAACCTGGCGGCGCTGGGCGAAAATCCCCATGGCGGAAATCTCCCCCCCGGCGACGGTTCCCCTTGCCGAAGGGTTCCCGGGGCGGGTGGCGGTGCACGGCCACAATCTCG
The nucleotide sequence above comes from Desulfuromonas acetexigens. Encoded proteins:
- a CDS encoding pyridoxamine 5'-phosphate oxidase family protein, whose product is MNAAQAMEFINRPGSYGILATVGPGGESNAALFASARMPDEQTLVLGLSENRSLNYLRDNPHACFLAFEPGDNPLLWRGVRLYLRLEEISDSGPLFETLGAGVKEQAGETAAGAIRAAVRFAVTTVRPLIDLPQRRRRRGVKETSTEP
- a CDS encoding phospholipase D-like domain-containing protein, which codes for MQAPLSKSRKYRFPLRSGNRCAMLVDGQAFFGAMLESIDTARRYIFLEMYLVESGQVADRFITALIMARGRGVEVYLLLDAFGSYYLHRRDRARLTAAGVHLALYNALRLTGGRRNLFRNHRKLLLVDGEIAYTGGTGITDAFDSELDPDRYWHEGMLAIHGPCVADWHALFVETWRRWAKIPMAEISPPATVPLAEGFPGRVAVHGHNLASSEIMRSYLRHIAKSRRRVWLATAYFIPPWKLRRALRRAALRGIDVRLLLPGPHSDHPEVRHIGSRYYERLLRDGVRIFEYQPRFIHAKAMLCDNWLSIGSSNADRWNYRWNLEANQEIRSPALGETVAALFQENFSESVEIRAADWRRRSWGRRLREWFWGELARFFLWLGDRSRGRRGPRDRP